The window TCTCTTTGTTTCAGAAGGATGCTTTCTTCTAAACTTTCGGATGCCGAAACTTTTTCGACTAATCCATTTTTAATAGTTATTAGCTCGGAAACATTTTCGGCTACATGCTTTTGCATCAAATTATGAAGCGTTTGTAACTTTGCATTAACTACTTCTAACCTTTTAGGATCTGCATCCAGGTTTTCTTGAAGTGCTTCAATTTCGGCAAAAGTATCATCTAAGTCTATAAGACTGCTATTTACTCTTGTATATAAACCCTCGTAGGTATTAGAATAATTAACGAGTTTGTGTAATGTATTTTTTAATTGGGTTAGCATGCTAAGAATCCCTAACTCTTCCTCTTGCAATAATTGATGGGAATGTGTAAGTTTTTCTTGAATCTCTTCAATATTATTCAAGGTTTCATACTCTTCTTCTAAAGTTTCAAATTCGCCATCTACTAAATTAGCTTCGGTTAATTCTTTTAATAAAAAGGTATTATAGTCTTGTTCTTTTAATGCTTCAGCTTGCTGATTAAAAAGTACTTTTAATTCTTTTTGAAGTTGTTTAAAGCCATTTAATTGGGCTTGATATTTTTCTAAACTGGCTTTATTATTTGCTAATGCATCAATTATTTGAAACTGAAAATCATCATCTACCAACTGCATAGTTTGGTTTTGTGAGTGTACATCAATTAGATGTTTCCCTAGCAATTGTAATGTGGTTAAATTAACAGGAGTATCGTTTACAAAGGCTCTAGACTTTCCTGAAGGAAGTATTTCTCTTCTAATGATAGTATGCGACTCAAAATCTAAATCTTCGGTTTTAAATAGATTTTCTAATTGGTAGTTTTCAATATTAAAAACGGCTTCTATAACACATTTTTGATCTTTATTTTTTAGGCTACTTAAGTCTGCACGTTTTCCTAAGATTAAAGACAAACCTCCTAATAGAATAGATTTTCCGGCTCCTGTTTCACCAGTAATTATAGTAAACCCTTGATTAAAATTAACCAAAAGTTCATCTATTAAAGCATAGTTTTTTATGGATAGTGAGCTTAGCATGTTTTATTGTATTCAGTAAACAGTAATCAGTATACAGTGTCAGTTTTAAATAAATAAAAATCTATTTAGAACTTAATATTTCGCCATTTACTAGAATGCATTGGCGCCACTTTATTTAATATTCCCATTAATTTACTTATATCTACATTTGGTCCTCCAGAAAAAATTTGTTCAATTTCATCTGCTTTTGCATCAAAGAAAGTACGAGATAGGTATGAATTTGGTCTTTGTCTGTGTACCGCATCCATTTGTATAATTGCATTTGCTATTTGAGTTTTAGCTTCCTTATCGCTTTCACTCATAATATCTAATCCTTTTCTATGGTAATTGTATAAAACCTCTCTAAAATCTTTGTAGGTTGGGGATAGAATATTATCTACTAAAATAAATCTACTTTGTAAACCATCCTCTAATTTCCAACCTTTAAAGTTTTCTTGTTGCGAATAGTTTACAATATTTTGTGCTTGTTTAAAATAGGTTTCTCCTCCTCTTAATTTAAAAGTATCTGCATCCAACCCTAAAATCATATGTATATGAAATGCTAATACAGAAACTAAATTAGATTCAAACTGATTGGAATTATAAATAAGATTTTGAAATTCTAAATATTTAAAAGAAAAATCTTTATCGTTGATATTATAAACAGGAGTGGTATATGTAGAACCATAAACAGGTCTTGCAGATTGTACTTGTATCGATGCGTTAAATAAATCATTACTTTGTCCTGTAACATTAATAACAATACTACATTCTATAAGTTCTTGTGGTCCAAATTTTTTCTTAGTCCACTCGGTTTGATTTACAAATTCGTTAAGTTGCTTTTCTAGTGTTTTAAATATTTGCAAGTTTTCATTACCTGTAAGCTGTGCATTTACTACTACATTACAGTTTAATTCTTGCGAAAATCCTGCAAAACTAATACACATTATAAGAACTAATAGTATGTTACGCATGTATTTGTTTTATAATTTGGTTAAAAATATCTATTGCTACTTCAGCTTTCGATTTAAGAGCGTATTCCGTAATATTCTCCTTTACATCAATAAGCGTTACTTTATTGGTTTCCTTTTTAAAACCAGCTCCTTTATCGTTTAACGAATTTAAGACAATTAAGTTTAAATTCTTCTTTTTTAGTTTTCCTTTTGCATTTTCAAGCTCATTATTAGTCTCTAATGCAAAGCCTACCAGAAATTGTTTTTCTTTTATTTGCCCTAAAGATGCTAATATGTCTTTTGTTTTTTCTAGCTCTAAGGTTAACGTAGTATCCTTCTTTTTTATTTTCTGCGTTGCAACATTTTTAGGTTTATAATCTGCAACTGCAGCAGAAAGTATGGCAATATCCATATTTTTAAAATATTGATGTGCTGCGTCATACATATCTTGAGCGCTAATTACAGGAACGACTTGTATGGAACTGTGTGCTACTTTTTGATGTGTTGGTCCCGTGATTAAGATAACCTCAGCACCTAAATTAGCAGCTGCTTTTGCCAGCTCAAACCCCATTTTACCAGAGGAGTGATTACCAATAAATCGAACCGGATCTATTGCTTCGTATGTTGGCCCTGCTGTTAACATCACTTTTTTATTCCGTAGCGGAAGAGTATTTAAAATATCATTTTCTAAAAAAGAAACAATCTCTTCTGGTTCTGCCATTCTACCTTCACCAATTAAACCACTAGCAAGTTCCCCACTTGTTGCAGGAATAATTATGTTATTATAAGATTCTAGTTTTTTAAAGGATGCTAATGAAGATGGATGCTTATACATATCTAAATCCATTGCAGGAGCAAAATAAACAGGACATTTAGCCGAAAGATAAGTCGCTAAAAGTAAATTATCGCAAACACCATTTGCCATTTTAGACATGGTATTTGCTGTAGCTGGCGCTACAATAAAGTAATCTGCCCAAAGCCCAAGTTCTACGTGGTTGTTCCAAACACCATTATCTTCTTCTTCATTTGTAAAAGAATAATGTACTGGATTTTTAGAAAGTGTTGCTAAGGTTAAAGGCGTTACAAAGTCTTTACTAGCTGGAGTCATTACAACTTTTACGTCTGCTCCAGCTTTAATAAATAACCTTACTAGTGATGCTGTTTTGTAAGCAGCAATACCAGCAGTTACGCCTAATAGTATGTTTTTGCCACTTAGTATAGACATCTTTGTTTTTTTTACTGGTTGTCTTCTTCTGTATTTCTATAGTAAATTTTATTATCTAACCATTCTTTAACTGCTAAAGCGTGTGGTTTAGGTAATCTTTCATAGAATTTAGACACTTCAATTTGCTCTTTGTTTTCAAAGATCTCTTCTAAACTATCGTTGTAAGTTGCAAACTCTTCTAATTTTTCAATTAGCTCTTTTTTAATTTCAGAATTTATTTGTTCTGCTCTTTTAGAGATAATTGAAATAGACTCATAGATGTTCCCTGTAGCAGCATCAACTTCATTTCTATTGTACGTTGTTGTACTTGTAGGTGCATCAATCTTCTTTAAATCCATAGTATATTAACTTTTAGTACTGTATTTTTTTAATTCTTCTTCTAAATTTTCTAACATATCCTTTGTCTCATCCATATGCTCTGAATTTGCATATTTAT is drawn from Lacinutrix sp. WUR7 and contains these coding sequences:
- the recN gene encoding DNA repair protein RecN; its protein translation is MLSSLSIKNYALIDELLVNFNQGFTIITGETGAGKSILLGGLSLILGKRADLSSLKNKDQKCVIEAVFNIENYQLENLFKTEDLDFESHTIIRREILPSGKSRAFVNDTPVNLTTLQLLGKHLIDVHSQNQTMQLVDDDFQFQIIDALANNKASLEKYQAQLNGFKQLQKELKVLFNQQAEALKEQDYNTFLLKELTEANLVDGEFETLEEEYETLNNIEEIQEKLTHSHQLLQEEELGILSMLTQLKNTLHKLVNYSNTYEGLYTRVNSSLIDLDDTFAEIEALQENLDADPKRLEVVNAKLQTLHNLMQKHVAENVSELITIKNGLVEKVSASESLEESILLKQREIQEKGIKLDAVAEKIHQNRKKTIPKLTKELERILNDLGMPNAQFKIEVALVKDYMYNGKDELSFLFSANKGGQFNELKKAASGGELARIMLAIKSILSNYIQLPTIMFDEIDTGVSGEIANKMADIMQDMSKTMQVFAITHLPQIAAKGHTHFKVYKEDVDEVTTTNLVKLNHDDRILEIAQMLGGIEVSSSAMAHAKELLN
- a CDS encoding DUF4835 family protein, translating into MRNILLVLIMCISFAGFSQELNCNVVVNAQLTGNENLQIFKTLEKQLNEFVNQTEWTKKKFGPQELIECSIVINVTGQSNDLFNASIQVQSARPVYGSTYTTPVYNINDKDFSFKYLEFQNLIYNSNQFESNLVSVLAFHIHMILGLDADTFKLRGGETYFKQAQNIVNYSQQENFKGWKLEDGLQSRFILVDNILSPTYKDFREVLYNYHRKGLDIMSESDKEAKTQIANAIIQMDAVHRQRPNSYLSRTFFDAKADEIEQIFSGGPNVDISKLMGILNKVAPMHSSKWRNIKF
- the coaBC gene encoding bifunctional phosphopantothenoylcysteine decarboxylase/phosphopantothenate--cysteine ligase CoaBC: MSILSGKNILLGVTAGIAAYKTASLVRLFIKAGADVKVVMTPASKDFVTPLTLATLSKNPVHYSFTNEEEDNGVWNNHVELGLWADYFIVAPATANTMSKMANGVCDNLLLATYLSAKCPVYFAPAMDLDMYKHPSSLASFKKLESYNNIIIPATSGELASGLIGEGRMAEPEEIVSFLENDILNTLPLRNKKVMLTAGPTYEAIDPVRFIGNHSSGKMGFELAKAAANLGAEVILITGPTHQKVAHSSIQVVPVISAQDMYDAAHQYFKNMDIAILSAAVADYKPKNVATQKIKKKDTTLTLELEKTKDILASLGQIKEKQFLVGFALETNNELENAKGKLKKKNLNLIVLNSLNDKGAGFKKETNKVTLIDVKENITEYALKSKAEVAIDIFNQIIKQIHA
- a CDS encoding DNA-directed RNA polymerase subunit omega, which encodes MDLKKIDAPTSTTTYNRNEVDAATGNIYESISIISKRAEQINSEIKKELIEKLEEFATYNDSLEEIFENKEQIEVSKFYERLPKPHALAVKEWLDNKIYYRNTEEDNQ